A single region of the Salicibibacter cibi genome encodes:
- a CDS encoding gamma-glutamyltransferase, translating into MQEEGIEDFYSGELVSRITDDHVSWTAEDLEGYEVLRTEPAKGEFSDYEVYSAPPPLSGTTLIQILQMSDQLDITQYEPDSAEFVDTYTQIWEQARSDRYLNIGDPVYNDIETNELTNRTYTDELAEDINQDSLAFNEDQSLAHDEKSSTTHINVVDEDGMMVSATNSLSNFFGAGIQNDEGFLINNQMSNFAFEAENNPNYYEEGKRARSYIAPTILVNDHEGLLVGSPGGARIPQVLGQVIINSDRDGEDIGESFDRSRFALHMDDDEEEIRLEYGWPKHSISDIEQLDYDVDSDYYTNIFFGDVGQLMVDLENGDVSRTEDPRRD; encoded by the coding sequence TTGCAGGAAGAAGGAATTGAAGATTTTTATTCAGGAGAATTAGTTTCCAGAATCACGGATGATCATGTTAGTTGGACAGCCGAAGATTTAGAAGGGTATGAGGTTTTGCGGACGGAGCCAGCAAAAGGTGAATTTAGCGACTACGAAGTGTATTCAGCACCTCCACCACTCTCTGGAACCACACTCATCCAAATTTTACAGATGTCCGATCAATTAGATATAACACAGTATGAACCTGATTCAGCAGAATTCGTAGACACTTATACGCAAATATGGGAACAGGCACGTTCAGATCGATACCTGAACATAGGAGATCCTGTTTATAATGATATCGAAACGAATGAATTGACAAATAGAACATATACCGATGAATTAGCGGAAGATATAAATCAAGATTCGCTTGCATTTAATGAGGATCAATCACTTGCTCATGATGAAAAATCGAGCACAACACATATTAATGTTGTGGACGAAGATGGAATGATGGTTTCTGCAACCAATTCATTGAGCAACTTTTTCGGCGCAGGCATTCAGAATGACGAAGGATTTTTGATTAATAATCAAATGAGCAATTTTGCATTCGAAGCAGAAAATAACCCGAACTATTATGAAGAAGGGAAGCGCGCGAGAAGCTACATTGCACCAACGATTCTTGTTAACGATCATGAAGGGTTATTAGTAGGAAGTCCCGGGGGCGCCCGCATCCCGCAAGTGTTGGGTCAGGTGATTATCAATTCAGATCGTGATGGGGAAGATATTGGAGAATCGTTTGATCGCTCACGTTTTGCTCTGCATATGGATGATGATGAAGAAGAAATTCGTTTGGAATATGGATGGCCAAAGCATTCGATAAGTGATATTGAACAACTGGATTATGACGTAGATAGCGATTACTATACAAATATATTTTTTGGAGACGTCGGGCAATTGATGGTGGATCTCGAAAACGGTGATGTATCACGCACCGAAGATCCCAGACGTGATTGA
- a CDS encoding dipicolinate synthase subunit B codes for MMLDGKRIGFGLTGSHCTLEEVIPMINGLKDEGAEVIPFVSFTVQTTETKFGTPNQWLDSIEKTAGREVVNSIPKAEPYGPKTPLDAMLIAPMTGSSMSKFANAQTDSPVLMAAKATLRNSSPVVLAISTNDALGLNATNLAKLLQMHHVYFVPLGQDNPYKKPTSLVARMEDIPQTIEAAIRGEQYQPLIIEKFND; via the coding sequence ATGATGCTCGACGGTAAACGGATCGGCTTTGGTTTGACAGGATCCCATTGCACGTTGGAAGAAGTGATCCCGATGATTAATGGCCTTAAAGACGAAGGGGCGGAAGTGATCCCATTCGTGAGCTTCACGGTACAGACGACAGAGACAAAATTCGGCACGCCGAATCAGTGGCTGGACTCGATCGAAAAGACGGCCGGCCGTGAAGTGGTGAATTCCATTCCGAAAGCAGAACCCTACGGCCCGAAGACGCCGCTTGATGCCATGTTAATCGCGCCCATGACCGGGAGTTCCATGAGCAAGTTTGCCAACGCGCAAACCGACTCCCCGGTATTAATGGCTGCGAAAGCAACATTGAGAAACAGCTCCCCGGTCGTATTGGCTATTTCCACAAACGATGCGCTTGGGTTAAATGCCACCAATTTGGCAAAATTGTTGCAAATGCATCATGTGTACTTTGTTCCGCTCGGCCAGGATAACCCTTATAAAAAACCGACCTCCCTCGTGGCGAGAATGGAAGATATACCGCAAACCATTGAAGCAGCGATACGTGGTGAGCAATATCAACCGCTGATTATCGAAAAGTTTAACGACTGA
- the dpsA gene encoding dipicolinate synthase subunit DpsA produces the protein MEIIEHVAVIGGDRRQVELVHQLKNSVDHISVVGFDHLTFPDANITAHPLSEMPWEQLSAILFPVSGVNTDGKVEAQYAPEPLIVTRSMLAKKPKNCIIFTGIRTEFLKNMGENLVCWMERDDVAVYNSVPTAEGALMLAMEYTSTTIHNASVVILGFGRCGVTIADLFQSVGAKVTVVTDDDTEKARAYQAAHRAKSLQMMEAELACADICINTIPASVLTKNTLAYVKESCYILDIASRPGGVDMEAAGQLGLQAQEAPGLPGKVAPETAGEILALVTLAILKTESNKKGW, from the coding sequence GTGGAGATCATCGAACATGTTGCAGTTATCGGAGGAGATCGTCGCCAAGTTGAACTCGTGCATCAATTGAAAAATAGCGTTGACCATATTTCGGTGGTCGGGTTCGACCATCTTACCTTCCCGGATGCCAACATTACCGCCCATCCATTATCGGAAATGCCTTGGGAGCAATTGAGCGCGATCCTCTTCCCGGTCAGTGGTGTGAACACGGACGGAAAGGTAGAAGCGCAATATGCACCGGAACCGCTTATCGTTACACGTAGCATGCTTGCAAAAAAACCAAAAAACTGCATTATTTTCACCGGCATCAGGACGGAATTCTTAAAAAATATGGGTGAAAACCTCGTCTGTTGGATGGAAAGGGACGATGTCGCTGTCTACAATTCCGTTCCGACAGCGGAAGGGGCATTGATGCTGGCGATGGAGTACACATCGACCACCATTCACAATGCTTCTGTCGTCATCCTTGGTTTTGGCCGTTGCGGCGTGACGATTGCCGATCTTTTTCAATCCGTCGGCGCAAAGGTAACCGTCGTGACGGATGATGATACAGAAAAGGCAAGAGCCTACCAGGCAGCCCATCGTGCAAAAAGCCTACAGATGATGGAAGCGGAACTTGCTTGCGCCGATATTTGCATCAATACTATTCCCGCGTCCGTGCTTACAAAAAATACATTGGCTTATGTGAAGGAAAGTTGCTACATCCTGGACATCGCAAGTCGTCCCGGAGGTGTAGACATGGAAGCTGCCGGTCAACTCGGATTACAAGCACAAGAAGCGCCGGGTTTACCGGGAAAAGTAGCTCCTGAAACCGCCGGGGAGATTCTCGCCCTCGTGACGTTGGCAATATTGAAAACGGAAAGTAATAAGAAAGGATGGTAA